A region from the Geobacter benzoatilyticus genome encodes:
- a CDS encoding IS110 family transposase yields the protein MGLNESVVAGVDVSKENLDVCILPLGITKRFSNDESGCTELAEALLAAAPTRVIFESTGGLEMLAVGMLSAASLPVVIVNPRQIRDFAKACGLLAKTDKLDAKVIALFGQKIEPEIRPLKDEAAHELSALISRRRQLVDMQAAEKNRLSAAPKSVRAGIVRHIEWLEQQICSFDDDISKFIQSSELWKAKEQILTSIKGVGPVTAATLLAALPELGTVSRHKISALAGLCPYNRDSGKHKGKRAIWGGRAAVRTVLYMATLAAIRFNPIIKAFYDRLRTAGKVHKVAITAAMRKLLVILNAMVRDNRYWNGSITSA from the coding sequence ATGGGACTGAACGAATCAGTTGTCGCAGGAGTTGACGTAAGCAAAGAGAATCTCGACGTATGCATACTCCCTCTGGGGATTACGAAGCGGTTCTCCAACGACGAAAGTGGTTGCACCGAGTTGGCGGAAGCTCTTCTCGCAGCAGCCCCAACACGGGTCATTTTCGAATCAACAGGCGGCCTGGAAATGCTAGCTGTCGGTATGCTTTCAGCGGCTTCGCTGCCCGTTGTTATCGTAAACCCGAGGCAGATCCGAGATTTTGCCAAAGCGTGTGGTCTTCTGGCCAAGACGGACAAGCTTGATGCAAAGGTCATAGCCTTGTTCGGCCAGAAGATCGAGCCGGAGATCAGACCTCTCAAAGACGAGGCGGCCCACGAACTCTCCGCTTTGATCTCACGCAGGCGCCAGCTCGTTGACATGCAGGCGGCAGAGAAAAACCGCCTCTCAGCCGCTCCAAAATCGGTGCGCGCGGGGATTGTGCGGCACATCGAATGGCTTGAGCAGCAAATTTGTTCTTTTGATGATGATATTTCCAAGTTCATCCAGTCCTCTGAGCTCTGGAAGGCAAAGGAGCAAATTCTGACCAGCATCAAGGGCGTCGGCCCTGTTACCGCTGCAACGCTGTTGGCAGCGCTGCCCGAATTGGGGACCGTCTCCCGGCACAAGATCAGCGCATTAGCAGGGTTGTGCCCATATAACCGGGACAGTGGTAAACACAAGGGCAAACGAGCCATATGGGGAGGCCGTGCAGCAGTCCGTACCGTTCTGTACATGGCAACACTTGCCGCCATACGATTTAACCCCATCATCAAGGCCTTCTATGACCGTCTAAGAACGGCCGGCAAAGTACATAAAGTAGCCATTACGGCTGCTATGAGGAAGCTTCTGGTCATCCTCAATGCCATGGTTAG